From Apteryx mantelli isolate bAptMan1 chromosome 30, bAptMan1.hap1, whole genome shotgun sequence, the proteins below share one genomic window:
- the POLE4 gene encoding DNA polymerase epsilon subunit 4 — protein MAAAAGAVTAAAAAAAATAAEPAAAVGPGEEAGAGSLCPGPLRLARLPLARVKALVKADPDVSLASQEAVYILARAAELFVETIAKDAYVYAQQGKRKTLQRKDLDNAIEAIDEFAFLEGTLD, from the exons atggcggcggcggcgggagccgtgacggcggcggcggcggcggcggcagcaacagcagcggagccggcggcggcggtggggccgGGGGAGGAGGCGGGCGCGGGGTCGCTGTGCCCGGGGCCGCTGCGCCTGGCCCGCCTGCCGCTGGCGCGGGTGAAGGCGCTGGTGAAGGCCGACCCGGACGTGAGCCTGGCCAGCCAGGAGGCCGTCTACATCCTGGCGCGGGCCGCG gAGTTGTTTGTTGAAACCATAGCCAAAGATGCTTACGTATATGCTcagcaaggaaagaggaaaactCTGCAGAGGAAAGACCTGG ATAATGCCATTGAAGCTATTGATGAATTTGCCTTTTTGGAAG GTACTTTGGACTGA
- the LOC106498521 gene encoding uncharacterized protein produces the protein MQDPLAVVFLAWLLHGPVSASAGAISRESEQKNLFAERSCCGRQSYFLHVGHDVSGSPVSVDVGKCSSNCLSQRISSHHPGLLGLSRHSSMLDFLKTKKLQVRRPDSPLWAGAERSCSPGSCCEPTRVHVEQLLLFEGVREVEVIEGCQCSTCPEECLRLPALKTFFPDSPWEVTVDVGKCSDPAYSADGLSCLPTKFNTALVKNPSGREVVRTLENCEMKEKCYRVSQVEYYYEIVHNSAGHREERLKEIDVGRCLGSCSAGDPCLLRESQGGEKCLVRGEATSGRCAPRRYDVHTFRSRRDRVRTILAIRQCKCRG, from the exons ATGCAGGACCCGCTAGCCGTAGTGTTCCTCGCGTGGCTCTTGCATGGTCCTGTCTCTGCCA GTGCCGGAGCCATCAGCAGAGAGAGCGAGCAAAAGAACCTGTTTGCAGAGAGGAGCTGCTGCGGGAGACAGAGCTATTTCCTCCATGTCGGGCATG ATGTCTCTGGCAGTCCTGTAAGCGTGGATGTTGGAAAGTGCAGCTCCAACTGTCTGTCCCAGCGGATCAGCTCCCACCATCCCGGCCTCCTGGGGCTCTCCAGACACTCCTCCATGCTGGATTTTCTTAAAACTAAGAAG CTGCAGGTCAGACGTCCTGATTCACCCCTGTGGGCTGGAGCTGAGCGTTCCTGCTCACCAGGTTCCTGTTGTGAGCCCACCCGCGTGCACGTGGAGCAGCTCCTGCTCTTCGAAGGGGTCCGGGAGGTGGAGGTGATTGAAGGCTGTCAGTGTAGCACATGCCCCGAGGAATGTCTCCGTCTCCCGGCTCTGAAGACCTTCTTTCCAGACTCTCCCTGGGAGGTGACGGTTGACGTGGGAAAGTGCTCCGACCCAGCCTACAGTGCAG ATGGACTTTCCTGCCTGCCCACGAAGTTTAACACTGCTCTGGTCAAAAACCCAAGTGGCAGAGAGGTGGTTCGGACTCTGGAGAActgtgaaatgaaggaaaaatgctATCGCGTTTCCCAGGTGGAATATTATTACGAAATTGTTCACAACTCTGCGGGACACAGAGAGGAACGGCTCAAG GAAATTGATGTGGGAAGGTGCTTGGGCAGCTGCTCCGCAGGGGATCCCTGCTTGCTTAG GGAGTCACAAGGTGGAGAGAAATGTCTGGTTCGGGGAGAAGCTACCTCCGGCCGCTGCGCCCCTCGCCGCTACGACGTGCACACGTTCAGGAGCCGCAGAGACCGCGTTCGCACCATCCTTGCCATCCGGCAGTGCAAGTGCAGGGGCTAG